A window from Candidatus Tectomicrobia bacterium encodes these proteins:
- a CDS encoding VOC family protein: MARPARPFEGIQHVAIKVSDIERSLRFYTEVLGFSVSEIRQPGEHPVLPDVGLCFIRCTGLHHDINLVFRRGRDPELEALPKIDQGTTKDLGIHHFALRVRDRAEFNGWEAWLRENGIAIVRGPVVHSPTHPEGDGTWGENRALYFCDPDGHRIEIFCEMAEMDPRTNGIDPRWYAERLRQDGQDPSRFPPAPPFRPVAP; encoded by the coding sequence ATGGCCAGGCCCGCCCGCCCCTTTGAAGGCATCCAGCACGTCGCCATCAAGGTGTCGGATATCGAACGCTCGCTCCGATTCTACACCGAGGTGCTGGGATTTTCGGTTTCGGAGATTCGCCAGCCGGGGGAGCACCCGGTCCTCCCCGATGTGGGGCTCTGCTTCATCCGGTGCACCGGCCTGCACCACGACATCAACCTCGTCTTCCGCCGCGGCAGGGACCCCGAGCTTGAGGCGCTTCCCAAGATCGACCAGGGGACCACGAAAGACCTGGGCATCCATCACTTCGCCCTCCGGGTCCGGGACAGGGCGGAGTTCAACGGCTGGGAGGCCTGGCTGCGGGAGAACGGCATCGCCATCGTGCGCGGCCCCGTGGTCCACAGCCCCACCCATCCCGAGGGGGACGGCACCTGGGGCGAGAACCGCGCCCTCTACTTCTGCGACCCCGACGGGCACCGCATCGAGATCTTCTGTGAGATGGCCGAAATGGATCCCCGCACCAACGGAATCGACCCCCGCTGGTACGCCGAGCGCCTCCGCCAGGACGGCCAGGATCCCTCCCGGTTTCCGCCCGCTCCTCCCTTTCGGCCTGTCGCGCCCTGA
- a CDS encoding chloride channel protein, with amino-acid sequence MTWKNLQIRILGWLMHFGFGADAVFYVLTILVGLLAGLTAVGFHMAMDQVQLLLLGARNVIEITRPWYLLPLIPAGGALIAAILMKLFVPEARGSGIPYTKIAYVANNGYIPARVWIGKFFIGALNIGSGSSLGREGPTVQICGGLASSIGRLFSLRRERIQALVPVGAAAGLAAAFNTPIAAVTFTLEEMVGDLNARVLGSIVLASVSAAVVERALLGGDPIFIVPIYSLGSPWELFLYAVVGIASALAGVAFMRTLLFIRGQWKKLGGGWLSVLATALGGLAVGLMALAVPEVLGAGYSALNKALAAGYAPGFLAMLLVFKLVSTAVSYGTGSAGGIFFPVLCLGAVSGGLVAETANFLVPGLISHPGSFALVGMGASFAAVIRTPMTSVLIIFELTQDYNTILALMVANAVAFGLAKRLHPQSIYPSLSLQDGVALPDHETEHLLHEIHVADAMVTDVFSLPSRMTVREAIERTRDLPFSGYPVLDEKGKLAGMVSQYDFNQARAKQSLDVPLAAVATRNYILHAHPDQSLDSVMAKLGSRRISRLPVVSREDPTRLLGIITAEDVISAFGKTRHERMAGEESQPS; translated from the coding sequence ATGACCTGGAAAAACCTCCAGATCCGGATCCTCGGCTGGCTGATGCACTTCGGCTTCGGCGCGGATGCGGTGTTCTACGTCCTTACCATCCTGGTGGGGCTCCTGGCCGGGCTGACGGCGGTCGGGTTCCATATGGCGATGGATCAAGTCCAGCTTCTCCTGCTCGGGGCCCGCAACGTCATCGAAATTACACGCCCCTGGTATCTTCTTCCCCTCATTCCGGCGGGCGGCGCGCTGATCGCGGCGATCCTGATGAAGCTGTTCGTGCCCGAGGCGCGCGGCAGCGGCATCCCCTACACCAAGATCGCCTACGTCGCCAACAACGGCTACATCCCCGCGCGGGTATGGATCGGCAAGTTTTTCATCGGCGCCTTGAACATCGGCTCGGGCTCCAGCCTGGGCCGCGAGGGCCCCACCGTCCAGATATGCGGCGGGCTGGCCAGCTCCATCGGCCGGCTGTTCTCCCTTCGCCGGGAGCGCATCCAGGCGCTGGTCCCGGTGGGGGCGGCGGCCGGCCTAGCGGCGGCCTTCAACACCCCCATCGCGGCCGTGACCTTCACGCTCGAGGAGATGGTGGGCGACCTGAACGCCCGCGTCCTGGGGTCCATCGTCCTGGCCTCGGTCTCGGCGGCCGTGGTGGAGCGCGCCCTCCTGGGAGGCGATCCCATCTTCATCGTGCCGATCTATTCGCTGGGAAGCCCCTGGGAGCTTTTTCTCTACGCAGTGGTCGGAATCGCCAGCGCCCTGGCGGGAGTCGCCTTCATGCGGACGCTCCTCTTCATCCGCGGCCAGTGGAAGAAGCTGGGCGGCGGCTGGCTCTCCGTCCTGGCCACCGCCCTGGGCGGGCTCGCCGTCGGGCTCATGGCGCTGGCCGTGCCCGAGGTGCTGGGCGCGGGCTACAGCGCGCTGAACAAGGCCCTGGCGGCCGGCTACGCGCCCGGGTTCCTGGCCATGTTGCTCGTGTTCAAGCTGGTGTCGACCGCCGTATCCTACGGCACCGGGTCGGCGGGCGGAATCTTCTTTCCGGTCCTCTGCCTGGGCGCCGTCTCGGGAGGGCTTGTCGCCGAGACCGCGAACTTCCTCGTGCCGGGCCTCATCTCGCACCCGGGCAGCTTCGCGCTGGTGGGGATGGGGGCCTCCTTCGCCGCCGTCATCCGGACGCCGATGACGTCGGTGCTCATCATTTTCGAGCTCACCCAGGACTACAACACCATCCTCGCCCTGATGGTGGCGAACGCCGTCGCCTTCGGGCTGGCGAAGCGTCTCCACCCCCAGTCCATCTATCCCTCTCTTTCCCTGCAGGATGGGGTCGCCCTGCCCGACCATGAGACGGAGCACCTGCTCCACGAGATCCACGTCGCCGATGCGATGGTGACCGACGTCTTCTCCCTGCCCTCCCGCATGACCGTCCGGGAGGCCATCGAGCGGACACGCGATCTCCCCTTCAGCGGGTACCCCGTGCTGGACGAGAAGGGCAAGCTCGCCGGCATGGTAAGCCAGTACGACTTCAACCAGGCCCGGGCCAAGCAGAGCCTCGATGTCCCGCTCGCCGCCGTCGCCACCCGCAACTACATCCTTCACGCCCATCCGGACCAGTCGCTCGATTCCGTCATGGCGAAGCTCGGCTCGCGGCGCATCTCGCGCCTGCCCGTCGTGAGCCGCGAGGACCCCACCCGGCTCCTGGGCATCATCACCGCCGAGGACGTCATCTCGGCGTTCGGCAAGACACGCCACGAGAGGATGGCGGGGGAGGAGAGCCAGCCTTCCTGA
- a CDS encoding Gfo/Idh/MocA family oxidoreductase — MPNGPVSTCIVGLGWWGGEHAKAARRVENLRVTACFARDSGKRAAFAREHGCRTMESWEAVLRDSGIEALILATPHSTHARFVEEAASAGKHVLVEKPFVLHVPDGQRAIAACERAGVRLAVGHQRRCQPAHRELKRLIESGKLGQIVQIEGNFSYDFGFRLDLASWRADPAESPAGSMTGLGIHHADTLQYLLEPVKRLSALSRSVHPRTPLDDVTGVLLEFESGPVGYLGTNMLTPKVFYIRLHGTGGNAWAESEGTILTLHLKDAKEPEVTRYPVEGDPVTHPLAEGQAEFAAAIRENRAPEVDGAAGLRASAILEGITVSARENRTIDLAELYE, encoded by the coding sequence ATGCCGAATGGGCCTGTGAGCACCTGCATCGTCGGCCTGGGGTGGTGGGGGGGCGAGCACGCCAAGGCCGCCCGCCGGGTGGAGAACCTGCGGGTCACCGCTTGCTTCGCCCGGGATTCCGGCAAACGCGCGGCCTTCGCCCGTGAGCACGGCTGCCGCACGATGGAGAGCTGGGAGGCCGTCCTCCGCGATTCCGGGATCGAGGCCCTCATCCTCGCCACGCCGCACTCCACCCACGCCCGATTCGTCGAGGAGGCGGCCTCGGCCGGGAAGCACGTCCTCGTCGAGAAGCCCTTCGTCCTCCACGTCCCCGACGGGCAGCGCGCCATCGCCGCCTGCGAGCGCGCGGGCGTCCGCCTGGCGGTGGGCCACCAGCGCCGCTGCCAGCCCGCCCACCGCGAGCTCAAGCGCCTCATCGAGAGCGGAAAGCTCGGGCAGATCGTCCAGATCGAAGGGAACTTCTCCTACGACTTCGGCTTCCGGCTCGACCTCGCAAGCTGGCGGGCCGACCCCGCCGAGAGCCCGGCCGGGAGCATGACGGGGCTGGGCATCCACCACGCCGACACGCTCCAGTACCTCTTGGAGCCGGTGAAGCGCCTCTCCGCCCTGAGCCGATCCGTCCACCCCCGCACCCCCCTGGACGACGTGACGGGCGTCCTGCTCGAGTTCGAGAGCGGGCCGGTCGGCTACCTCGGCACCAACATGCTCACCCCCAAGGTCTTTTACATCCGTCTCCACGGCACCGGGGGAAACGCCTGGGCCGAGAGCGAGGGGACGATCCTGACCCTGCATCTTAAGGACGCGAAGGAGCCCGAGGTCACGCGCTACCCGGTGGAGGGGGACCCGGTGACCCATCCGCTGGCCGAGGGGCAGGCCGAGTTCGCCGCCGCTATCCGGGAGAACCGAGCGCCCGAGGTGGACGGCGCGGCGGGGCTTCGGGCCAGCGCCATCCTCGAGGGAATCACCGTTTCCGCCCGGGAGAACCGGACAATCGACCTGGCCGAGCTCTACGAATGA
- a CDS encoding 1-acyl-sn-glycerol-3-phosphate acyltransferase: MTDKREEDRLPAGHQPRWAKFLVRGLIRLAYGGAEVAGLEHVPRQGPLIIAPTHRSYLDPIILSAFLPRVIYCMAKRELFAHPLLGFPVRFFGSFPVDRGAARGSTFRVALRLLRLGGTVVVFPEGGIVAKMGEELKAGMGALASMSGAPVLPVYLAGSNTLFSWREAISDSPRLVFRVGPPITVPERRGREGREEMTRRVMAALGGLERASGVQTPER, translated from the coding sequence ATGACGGACAAGAGGGAAGAAGACCGGCTGCCCGCGGGGCACCAGCCGCGCTGGGCGAAGTTCCTGGTGCGGGGGCTCATCCGACTGGCGTACGGGGGGGCGGAGGTGGCCGGGCTGGAGCACGTCCCCCGACAGGGACCCCTCATCATCGCCCCCACCCACCGCAGCTATCTGGACCCGATCATCCTGAGCGCCTTCCTGCCCCGCGTCATCTACTGCATGGCGAAGCGGGAGCTGTTCGCGCACCCGCTCCTGGGCTTCCCCGTCCGCTTCTTCGGGTCGTTCCCCGTGGACCGGGGAGCCGCCCGCGGAAGCACCTTTCGTGTGGCGCTTCGGCTGCTCCGCCTGGGGGGGACCGTGGTCGTCTTCCCCGAGGGGGGCATCGTCGCCAAGATGGGGGAAGAACTGAAGGCGGGAATGGGTGCCCTCGCCTCCATGAGCGGCGCCCCCGTGCTGCCCGTTTACCTGGCGGGATCGAATACCTTGTTCAGCTGGCGCGAGGCGATTTCGGATTCCCCCCGGCTCGTCTTCCGGGTGGGCCCTCCCATCACCGTGCCGGAGCGGCGGGGCCGGGAGGGCCGGGAGGAGATGACCCGCCGGGTGATGGCGGCCCTGGGCGGGCTGGAGCGTGCTTCGGGCGTGCAAACGCCGGAGCGTTGA
- a CDS encoding SDR family oxidoreductase has translation MPIRFEFNGRKVILTGAAGDMGRRILRGFLEAGARVYATDREGPRLDALEGPSGQSKKGACDLTNVPDIRRAMREALGWLGGLDVLVNVAGYMPIRPPLELKESDWAAILGVNLLAPYYCIQETAEALKASGSGRIISFASIAGKMGGIGPNLPYAAAKAGLLAMTYNLARELAKTGVTVNCILPGPADTGLHFESPPEMLAKARQAHPMGRLTTPDDVWQAVLFLASEEAAHINGEALDVNGGFWTD, from the coding sequence ATGCCGATTCGCTTCGAGTTCAATGGGCGCAAGGTCATCCTCACCGGGGCGGCCGGGGACATGGGCCGGCGCATCCTCAGGGGCTTCCTCGAAGCCGGGGCCCGCGTCTACGCCACCGACCGGGAGGGTCCCCGCCTCGACGCCCTCGAGGGCCCCTCCGGCCAATCGAAGAAAGGCGCCTGCGACCTGACGAACGTGCCGGACATCCGGCGCGCGATGCGGGAGGCGCTGGGCTGGCTGGGCGGCCTGGACGTGCTGGTGAACGTCGCGGGCTATATGCCTATCCGCCCGCCCCTGGAGCTCAAGGAGAGCGACTGGGCGGCCATCCTGGGCGTCAACCTGCTCGCCCCCTACTACTGCATCCAGGAGACGGCCGAGGCGCTCAAGGCCTCGGGCTCGGGGCGCATCATCAGCTTCGCCTCGATCGCCGGGAAGATGGGTGGGATCGGCCCCAACCTCCCCTACGCGGCGGCCAAGGCGGGCCTCCTGGCCATGACCTACAACCTGGCGCGCGAGCTGGCCAAGACAGGCGTGACGGTCAACTGCATCCTCCCCGGCCCGGCCGACACCGGCCTCCATTTCGAGTCCCCGCCCGAGATGCTCGCCAAGGCGCGGCAGGCCCACCCCATGGGACGCCTCACCACGCCGGACGACGTCTGGCAGGCGGTCCTCTTCCTCGCCAGCGAGGAGGCGGCCCACATCAACGGCGAGGCCCTGGACGTGAACGGCGGATTCTGGACGGACTGA
- a CDS encoding sulfurtransferase translates to MATDNPKGYANPGLLWTPARLHARLGDPNLRIIDTRPGERFAMGHIPGARHFDVYGINCDDTDEAPLQSFLRMWAFLLGNRGVSFGNTIVFYDDITGNTCVRGFWFLELFGHPDVHVLDGGYKAWERAGLPTARDAEVPQAARFEYTLNRHCLATYKDVLAAIGDGNHLLLDTRSEGEWRGTSKRAGRGGALPGAVWQEWVHHLTPEGEMKPAAELRAQFEAIGVTPEKEVTAY, encoded by the coding sequence ATGGCAACCGACAATCCCAAAGGGTACGCGAACCCGGGCCTGCTCTGGACTCCCGCCCGGCTCCACGCGCGGCTCGGCGACCCGAACCTGCGCATCATCGACACGCGGCCCGGCGAGCGCTTCGCCATGGGCCACATCCCCGGCGCCCGGCACTTCGACGTGTACGGGATCAACTGCGACGACACGGACGAGGCGCCACTCCAGTCCTTCCTGCGGATGTGGGCTTTCCTGCTCGGGAACCGCGGCGTCTCCTTCGGCAACACCATCGTTTTCTATGACGACATCACCGGGAACACCTGCGTGCGGGGCTTCTGGTTCCTGGAGCTCTTCGGCCACCCGGACGTGCATGTCCTGGACGGGGGATACAAGGCCTGGGAGCGCGCGGGCCTCCCTACGGCGCGGGACGCCGAGGTGCCCCAGGCGGCCAGGTTCGAGTACACCCTGAACCGGCATTGCCTCGCGACCTATAAGGACGTGCTGGCGGCCATCGGGGACGGGAATCACCTGCTCCTCGACACCCGCTCCGAGGGCGAATGGCGGGGCACCTCCAAGCGCGCCGGCCGGGGAGGCGCCCTGCCCGGCGCGGTCTGGCAGGAGTGGGTCCACCATCTCACGCCGGAGGGGGAGATGAAACCCGCCGCCGAGCTGCGGGCGCAGTTCGAGGCGATCGGGGTGACGCCCGAGAAGGAAGTCACCGCCTACTGA
- a CDS encoding ABC transporter substrate-binding protein, whose amino-acid sequence MKKPGIGLLSLSAGFALALATAAQAAQPKLNVGAVSNTGAMVVFVAADKGFFAKHGLDGKAIVRNTGPELSKAVDTGEVDYGAANIANIPAALERGLNVKAVVGYVGGSYSKSTDDNMLGIVVRPDSGINSIADLKGKKVGTTFGSINDVYLVQMIRKNGLTEGAVNRVNASNPSMAALFDSGGIHAMAAWEPYVTNMLKKVKGAKLISRGGDLVCFCTALHGKPQTVYKDRSATQKFVDAMSEAAAFVRDPKNLNEIGQIGSRYIRGMDADLIKSTHKFWIYDMRLGKNSHKAFNESVKILIDQKKMKKPFDPAKYYDTSFIENTMKRHPEWFKDLPGES is encoded by the coding sequence ATGAAAAAACCCGGCATCGGTTTGTTGTCCCTTTCGGCCGGATTCGCGCTCGCGCTCGCCACGGCGGCCCAGGCGGCCCAGCCTAAGCTCAACGTGGGGGCCGTCAGCAACACGGGCGCCATGGTGGTCTTCGTCGCGGCGGACAAGGGCTTCTTCGCCAAGCACGGCCTGGATGGCAAGGCCATCGTGCGCAACACGGGCCCCGAGCTCAGCAAGGCCGTGGACACCGGCGAGGTCGACTACGGCGCCGCCAACATCGCCAACATCCCGGCCGCCCTGGAGCGCGGGCTCAACGTGAAGGCCGTGGTGGGCTACGTGGGTGGCTCCTATTCCAAATCGACGGACGATAACATGCTAGGCATCGTCGTCCGCCCCGACTCGGGCATCAATTCCATCGCCGACCTCAAGGGAAAGAAGGTGGGCACCACCTTCGGCTCGATCAACGACGTCTATCTCGTGCAGATGATCCGGAAGAACGGCCTGACGGAAGGGGCCGTCAACCGCGTCAACGCCTCCAATCCTTCGATGGCCGCGCTCTTCGACAGCGGCGGCATCCACGCGATGGCGGCTTGGGAGCCCTACGTCACCAACATGCTCAAGAAGGTGAAGGGAGCCAAGCTCATCAGCCGGGGCGGGGACCTCGTGTGCTTCTGCACCGCCTTGCACGGCAAACCGCAGACGGTCTACAAGGACCGGAGCGCCACCCAGAAGTTCGTGGACGCGATGTCCGAGGCCGCGGCCTTCGTGCGCGACCCCAAGAACCTGAATGAGATTGGGCAGATCGGCTCGCGCTACATCCGCGGCATGGACGCCGACCTGATCAAGAGCACGCACAAGTTCTGGATCTACGACATGCGTCTGGGCAAGAACTCCCACAAGGCCTTCAACGAATCGGTGAAGATTCTGATCGATCAGAAGAAGATGAAGAAGCCCTTCGACCCGGCGAAATACTATGACACCAGTTTCATCGAGAACACGATGAAGCGCCACCCCGAGTGGTTCAAGGATCTCCCGGGGGAGTCCTAG
- a CDS encoding cupin domain-containing protein — protein MAVVVRNANQDPDLVYEPGFEMHYGLTEETCGVKSVTLYRTIFPPAKKSRPHYHANGDLIWYHLSGPKALWYIGEERRTFETVPGDFISIPRGEIHSTVNTSDTEPIHGVGGYGGCGGPYQSGKVFVD, from the coding sequence ATGGCTGTGGTGGTCAGGAATGCGAACCAAGACCCGGATTTGGTCTACGAGCCCGGCTTCGAGATGCACTACGGGCTGACCGAGGAAACCTGCGGCGTGAAGAGCGTCACGCTCTACCGCACCATCTTCCCCCCGGCCAAGAAGAGCCGGCCCCACTACCATGCCAACGGCGACCTCATCTGGTATCACCTCTCCGGGCCGAAGGCGCTCTGGTACATCGGGGAGGAGAGGCGGACGTTCGAAACCGTGCCGGGGGATTTCATCTCCATTCCCCGCGGGGAGATCCACTCCACGGTCAACACTTCCGACACCGAGCCCATCCACGGCGTGGGCGGCTACGGAGGGTGCGGCGGGCCGTACCAGAGCGGGAAAGTGTTCGTGGACTGA
- a CDS encoding ABC transporter substrate-binding protein, with amino-acid sequence MRKFLCFVWIAAVTLGFSAAHAAPERTTLNLGAAINIGNLPFYAAVDKGFLAKHGIDPKLQLYASGAEMSTALNSGQLDITVAAMSNIPVALERGLKARAFVSFTGSAYTNPADDNLLAIVVRPDSEIKTLADLRGKKVGVTFGATNDLYLQEVLKKHNIPLSALNRINVPLATPVGLFDTGGVAAMVMFEPQNTMMLDKVKGARILLRGGGYVCFCSQVHGLEGRVYKDRALTQKIADAVAETGAWLRDPKNLDEVAQIASRYIRGLDATIAKRIFKYTSFDPRIGKNTYKAFNMSVQQLIAQKKMKAPFDPMKYYDPTFIDNTVKRHPEWFKDLPAVSE; translated from the coding sequence ATGCGGAAATTCCTATGTTTCGTCTGGATCGCGGCCGTGACGCTGGGATTCTCCGCCGCGCATGCGGCTCCCGAGCGCACCACCCTGAATCTCGGGGCGGCGATCAACATCGGCAATCTGCCCTTCTATGCGGCGGTGGACAAGGGATTCCTCGCCAAGCACGGCATCGACCCCAAGCTCCAGCTCTACGCCTCGGGCGCCGAGATGAGCACGGCGCTGAACTCCGGCCAGCTCGACATTACAGTCGCCGCCATGTCCAACATTCCCGTGGCGCTCGAGCGCGGCCTGAAGGCCCGTGCCTTCGTCTCATTCACCGGCTCCGCGTACACCAACCCGGCCGACGATAATCTATTGGCCATCGTGGTCCGGCCCGACTCGGAGATCAAGACCTTGGCGGACCTCCGAGGGAAGAAGGTCGGCGTGACTTTCGGCGCCACCAACGACCTCTATCTCCAGGAGGTCCTGAAGAAGCACAACATTCCGCTGTCGGCCCTCAACCGGATCAATGTCCCCCTCGCCACTCCCGTGGGCTTGTTCGACACCGGCGGGGTCGCGGCCATGGTGATGTTCGAGCCCCAGAACACCATGATGCTCGACAAGGTAAAGGGCGCCCGCATCCTCCTCCGGGGAGGCGGCTACGTCTGTTTCTGCTCCCAGGTTCACGGCCTGGAAGGACGGGTCTACAAGGACCGCGCCCTTACCCAAAAGATCGCGGACGCCGTCGCGGAGACCGGCGCCTGGCTGCGGGACCCGAAGAACCTAGACGAGGTGGCGCAGATCGCCTCGCGCTACATCCGAGGCCTCGACGCCACCATCGCGAAGCGGATCTTCAAGTACACCAGCTTCGACCCCCGCATCGGCAAGAACACCTACAAGGCGTTCAACATGTCCGTGCAGCAGTTGATCGCTCAGAAGAAGATGAAGGCGCCTTTCGACCCCATGAAGTACTACGACCCCACCTTCATCGATAACACCGTCAAGCGGCATCCGGAGTGGTTCAAGGATCTGCCCGCTGTTTCAGAGTGA
- a CDS encoding ABC transporter substrate-binding protein, with protein MRKLLGVAAILWSGILSAEAATPIAKYSMGAVPNTGNMIMFVALDKGFFTKHGIDAKVMLRDTGLALSKSLQAGELDLSVAAMANIPVALERGLKARAVVGYTGAAYTQSADDGMLAIVVRPGSGINSLADLKGKKVGVIFGAMNDFYLQEVLKKHNIPLSVLDRVNVTTSNAVSLFDVGGVGAIVMFEPFNTMMLDKVKGSKVIVRGGGHVCFCSALHGLPERIYKDRGVTQRVVDATSEAAYFVRDPRNLDEISQIASRYIRGLDPDIVKRTHKFWGFDTRIGKNTYKAFNVAVQQLIAQKKMKAPFDPEKYYDTTFIRRTMERHPEWFKDLPGGS; from the coding sequence ATGCGGAAGCTCTTGGGCGTGGCTGCGATTCTCTGGAGCGGAATCCTCTCGGCCGAAGCGGCCACCCCAATTGCCAAATACTCGATGGGCGCTGTCCCCAACACGGGCAACATGATCATGTTCGTCGCCCTGGACAAGGGTTTTTTCACCAAGCACGGCATCGATGCCAAAGTCATGCTCCGCGACACAGGCTTGGCGCTGAGCAAATCGCTGCAGGCGGGCGAACTCGACCTTTCCGTCGCCGCCATGGCGAACATCCCCGTGGCGCTCGAACGCGGCCTGAAAGCCCGGGCCGTCGTGGGCTACACGGGCGCGGCGTACACCCAGTCGGCTGACGACGGCATGCTGGCCATTGTCGTCCGGCCCGGCTCGGGCATCAATTCCCTTGCGGACCTGAAAGGGAAGAAGGTCGGAGTCATCTTTGGAGCAATGAACGATTTTTATCTCCAGGAAGTCCTGAAGAAGCACAATATCCCCCTCTCGGTACTCGACCGCGTCAACGTCACAACCTCCAACGCGGTCTCCCTCTTCGACGTGGGCGGAGTAGGCGCCATCGTGATGTTTGAGCCCTTCAACACCATGATGCTGGATAAGGTGAAGGGCTCCAAAGTGATTGTGCGCGGCGGCGGCCACGTCTGCTTCTGCTCGGCGCTGCACGGCCTGCCTGAACGGATCTACAAGGACCGGGGCGTTACCCAGCGGGTGGTGGACGCCACGTCCGAGGCCGCCTACTTCGTCCGGGACCCCAGAAACCTCGACGAGATCAGCCAAATCGCCTCTCGTTACATTCGGGGACTCGATCCGGATATTGTCAAGCGGACCCACAAGTTCTGGGGCTTCGACACCCGCATCGGCAAGAACACCTACAAGGCGTTCAACGTCGCTGTGCAGCAGCTGATCGCCCAGAAAAAGATGAAGGCGCCATTCGATCCCGAAAAGTACTATGATACCACCTTCATCCGCCGGACGATGGAGCGCCACCCCGAATGGTTCAAGGATCTTCCCGGCGGGTCCTAG
- a CDS encoding ABC transporter substrate-binding protein has product MVRIGAASNTGSLVAFVGVDKGFFAKHGIDGKVVVRNTGPELSKSLNAGEIDFAPTALAIVPVALERGLNVRSIVGFVGSSYIKPTDDNMLGIVVQPGSAINSIADLKGKKVGITFGTSADFYFQEILKKNKLPLSALTRMNVPPLTALSLFDGGGAEAMVIWEPYLTSILDKVKGSKIILRGGDHVCFCASMHAIPSNIYKDPDLTQRVVHAMSEAAAFVRDPKNLDEVGRIGARYVRGMDAELIKRTHKYWVYDMRIGKNTFVAFNASVKQLIAQKKMKKPFDPARYYDITFIKRTMELHPEWFKDLPGES; this is encoded by the coding sequence GTGGTCCGAATCGGGGCCGCGAGCAACACCGGCAGCCTGGTCGCGTTCGTCGGGGTCGATAAGGGTTTCTTCGCCAAGCACGGGATCGACGGGAAGGTGGTGGTTCGCAACACGGGGCCGGAGCTCAGCAAATCCCTGAACGCGGGCGAGATCGACTTCGCCCCCACCGCCCTGGCAATCGTGCCCGTCGCCCTGGAGCGGGGCCTGAACGTGCGTTCAATCGTCGGCTTCGTGGGCTCCTCCTACATCAAGCCGACCGACGACAATATGCTGGGCATCGTTGTCCAGCCCGGCTCGGCCATCAATTCCATCGCGGACCTCAAGGGTAAAAAGGTGGGCATCACCTTCGGCACCAGCGCCGATTTCTACTTTCAGGAGATCCTGAAGAAGAACAAACTCCCCCTGAGCGCCCTCACCCGCATGAACGTGCCGCCCCTCACCGCCCTCAGCTTGTTCGACGGCGGGGGGGCCGAGGCGATGGTGATCTGGGAGCCCTACCTGACGAGCATCCTAGACAAAGTGAAGGGCTCCAAGATCATTCTGCGGGGTGGCGACCACGTATGCTTCTGCGCCTCCATGCACGCCATCCCCAGCAATATCTATAAGGATCCGGATCTCACCCAGCGCGTCGTGCATGCCATGTCCGAGGCCGCCGCCTTCGTGCGAGATCCCAAGAATCTCGACGAAGTTGGGCGCATCGGCGCACGCTACGTCCGCGGCATGGACGCCGAGCTCATCAAACGCACTCACAAGTATTGGGTCTATGACATGCGGATCGGGAAGAACACCTTTGTGGCGTTCAATGCTTCGGTGAAGCAGTTGATCGCCCAGAAGAAGATGAAGAAGCCCTTCGACCCGGCGAGGTACTACGACATAACCTTCATCAAGAGGACGATGGAGCTTCACCCTGAATGGTTCAAGGATTTGCCCGGGGAGTCCTAG